CAAGGTCACGGTGAATCAAAAACCTCACCAGACAAGCATCATCAAGCCAGCCTCAAACACCAGATGCATGCCCTAAATTCGCTACATGAAGACATTGAAACGGCTTTTACCCTTCGCTCTCATCGCCCTCTTGATGTCTTGCGACTCCCAGGGAGCCAGAGATCAACAGACCTGCGCTCTTTACAACGCTGACCAAATTGATGCTGTCGAAGCACTCAAACGCTTAGGGCTTCAACCCAAGAATGGTCAAAGGTTTGAACCAGTCGAAAGAGCCTGCGCTCACTCCAAAAAGTCTTCTTAGAGAGCCAACAAGATGGATCTTAGTCCAACAAAAGGAAGAGCAGTGATCACCTGACTTTCACCTGGAGTTGTCCTACCGATTACAGGAAACTTATTGAGCAATCATCCTTAGAAAAAGTTGAGGAGGATTGCATGGCCTAGCAACAAACAGGCCAGGTCCATCCGTCGCTGACTGAAGACGACAGAACAGCAACATGGGCCCCTCAGCTACAAACAGTTGACCCAGTGATCCCCTCATTAGGGCGGAGATTCAGCAATCAGCTCAAGCGGAAGAGCCTTGTCCACTCAAGGCTTTGCATCAATGGTCGCTCAAAGAACGAGATCATTGGGACCATCAAAACAGCAATGGAAGAGGGAACATGGTCCAGGCAAAACAACTGCATCTACAAAGCCAGCTCTTACCTCCATTACTAGACAAACACTCTCAATCAACTTATCGCGTTGATCAACAGCAAAATAAAAACCTGATGCCCAGAACAACAATACAAAACGCCGGCATCAAAGCCACTAGCAGCGGAATCAAATTACCACCAATCACAGAGCAAAGCCAACAGCCAACAAAGCAATGGCATCAACAAATAAAGAGTCATTTTCGATTAACTTGGCAGAGAGATACGCCTCCCAGAGCCATCGACATGAATTTTTAAATATAACTCCAAGCATCCAGGGCAAAAGGGCTCTTCCCCGGGCAATCAACCAGAAAATCCACCCTCACTGGCATTGCCAACATTGGCAGTTAAAATCGCATGGCTACTAGGGCAATTTTCAGAGCATGCCCTGAATGCGATACCGACAATGCACCTCCATCAGACCTTCCCTTTAAGCCTCTTATCATGACTAGTGCTTCTTACTGGCTGATGAAAAGCGAGCCAAATGTTTATGGCATTGAACATCTGAAGGACGAGAAAATTACTCTATGGGATGGCATCAGAAATTACCAGGCTCGTAATTTCATGCGAAAGATGAAGGTTGGAGATCAAGCTTTTTTCTACCATTCCAATTGCAAGCCTCCTGGGATTGTTGGTCTAATGGAGGTCACAGAAACTGGCCTCGTTGATCCAACGCAGTTTGATAGCAGCTCTAAGTATCACGATCCAGCCTCCAAGCAGGACTCTCCACGTTGGGATTGCGTGAAACTTGCCTATCGCGGCCAGTTTTCCAACATGTTGACCCTTGACGATCTTCGCCAGTCCTACGAAGCAGACCAACTGACTGTTGTGCGTCGTGGTAATCGACTTTCGATTCTTCCGGTTGACACAGAAATCGCGATGGATTTATTAAAGAGGCTTGGACCACTTCAATGATCCGCTCGCAAGTATTTCTGCTGAGCGACTGCCGATTGCCACCATTATTCCAAGGGCCTGGATCGGCTTCAGGAAAGCGCCTTGGTCCTTCATCGGGCTCACTGCATTGATGCTGTGCTGCCTGATGGGCTTAGGCGTGGTCGCACGAGATCTCCAGCTCAGCAGCAATCGCTTCCTTCAATACACCGGCGATCTGGTGCTCGTGATGGCGGCACTTGTTCCATTAGCACCCTTGATGGCACTGCTGCAGCTGGCAGACGAACACCTGCCCGGGGGATTGGATCGAAACCCAGAGCAACCGGCTGCAAGACACCGATTTCTTTGGCTGCTGAAGCAGACCTGCGGCCTTGCGATTTTAGAAGTCCTCATTGGCATTGGCGGAATCAGTTCGATTCGTCTTTTAAGTCAATTTTTGGCACCCCACAGCGGTGTGCTCGCCAGCCTGGTTGTCGTGTTGGGTGGTGTCGGCATCGCCATCTGGTTGATTGGCCAACTCCTCTCCATTCCATTGCTGATTCATCACGGCTATCGCCCACTCCGAGCCATGGAGCACAGTCGCAAACTTGTTCAAGCCAATCGCCTCAAAGTATTGGCATTGCTTGGACTTCTTCTAGGAATCAACTTGCTTGGCCTCATGGCTGCGAGCCTCGGACTGCTCTTCAGTGTTCCGTTTAGCGCCCTTCTATTGATGGCCAGCTGCCGGACTCAAACACCTTGGCGAAGAGAGTCGCGACGAAACATGTTGCCGACGTAGAGACGGGTGAGCTCTCTGGAGTCGGCACCGTTCTGAACAAGAAATCCAGCCAATGCCGCCTGAACGAGTCGGTACTGATCCCAATTTGGGCAGCGCTCAATAAAGTCAGCCATGGCCTGGTGCAAAGGCAAAGGCATCTCCGTTTGAAAGCTCACGACGTCATCACCCTGAACCTGTTCAGGCGCTTCTTCACCTGTAAGAACTGCTGAGGACTCAACAATCTGATCGGTCGCCAATTGGCCGTGAAACACTCCGGACTCCTTCATCACCACGGCCTGAATCTATGGCCTGTTCTCCACAACCACAAGGGGCCACCCAGAGAAGCGAATCCACCAATCGACAACCGCTCTCTCCATGAGATTCAGGCCATAA
The window above is part of the Synechococcus sp. WH 8020 genome. Proteins encoded here:
- a CDS encoding EVE domain-containing protein, encoding MTSASYWLMKSEPNVYGIEHLKDEKITLWDGIRNYQARNFMRKMKVGDQAFFYHSNCKPPGIVGLMEVTETGLVDPTQFDSSSKYHDPASKQDSPRWDCVKLAYRGQFSNMLTLDDLRQSYEADQLTVVRRGNRLSILPVDTEIAMDLLKRLGPLQ
- a CDS encoding DUF2811 domain-containing protein, giving the protein MFHGQLATDQIVESSAVLTGEEAPEQVQGDDVVSFQTEMPLPLHQAMADFIERCPNWDQYRLVQAALAGFLVQNGADSRELTRLYVGNMFRRDSLRQGV